The Roseibaca calidilacus genome has a window encoding:
- a CDS encoding Ppx/GppA phosphatase family protein: MTPQRPAGAGTPLTPDQAPPNAVVRTSAKAPRHPGSAQLYAALDLGTNSCRMLIARPKGGQFEVVDSFSKAVELGTGLESSGLLSQRPMQRTLQALRICRSKLERHNVRSMRLVATEACRRARNSRDFIRRAQRETGLKLDIITAEEEARLAVVSCASLVAADTEQLLVIDIGGGSTELVWIDLSRVVPEARRNAILSMYKGAFNREPLPGKPRVVDWISVPLGVATLKDYFADVADDAARFALMSWYFEEQLEAFTPYADATPHKAFQIIGTSGTITTVAASYLRLKRYDRNKVDGLVMNSGQVDSVIREYLALGPIGRRQDPRIGRERHTQIMSGAAILTALMRIWPTERMSVADRGLREGLLYAQMSSDGALDLAQN, translated from the coding sequence ATGACGCCCCAGCGTCCCGCAGGCGCGGGCACGCCCCTGACACCAGACCAAGCCCCGCCCAATGCGGTGGTCAGGACATCGGCAAAGGCCCCGCGCCACCCCGGGTCAGCGCAGCTATACGCGGCGCTGGATCTGGGCACGAATAGCTGTCGCATGCTTATTGCGCGCCCCAAGGGCGGGCAATTTGAAGTCGTGGACAGCTTTTCCAAGGCCGTAGAGCTTGGCACTGGGCTGGAAAGCTCTGGTCTGCTGTCGCAACGCCCCATGCAACGCACGCTTCAGGCCCTGCGCATCTGCCGTTCCAAGCTGGAACGGCACAATGTGCGTTCCATGCGTTTGGTTGCGACCGAAGCATGCCGCCGCGCCCGCAACAGCCGCGATTTCATTCGTCGCGCACAGCGTGAAACGGGGCTGAAGCTGGATATCATCACCGCAGAGGAAGAAGCGCGGCTGGCGGTGGTGTCCTGTGCATCCTTGGTGGCGGCGGATACCGAACAGCTTCTGGTCATCGACATTGGCGGCGGGTCCACCGAATTGGTTTGGATCGACCTGTCGCGCGTTGTGCCAGAGGCGCGGCGCAACGCGATCTTGTCCATGTATAAGGGCGCGTTCAACCGCGAGCCGCTGCCGGGCAAGCCGCGCGTGGTCGACTGGATCAGCGTGCCCTTGGGCGTGGCCACGCTGAAAGACTATTTCGCCGATGTCGCGGATGACGCCGCCCGCTTCGCGCTGATGAGCTGGTATTTCGAAGAACAGCTTGAAGCCTTCACCCCCTATGCCGACGCGACCCCGCACAAGGCGTTCCAGATCATCGGCACATCAGGCACGATTACCACGGTTGCGGCCAGCTATTTGCGGTTGAAGCGTTATGACCGTAACAAGGTGGACGGGCTGGTGATGAATTCGGGCCAAGTGGACAGCGTGATCCGCGAATATCTTGCGCTTGGCCCCATCGGGCGGCGGCAAGACCCACGCATTGGGCGCGAGCGGCACACGCAGATCATGTCGGGCGCAGCAATCCTGACAGCCCTGATGCGGATCTGGCCAACCGAACGTATGTCGGTGGCGGATCGCGGCCTGCGCGAAGGGTTGCTTTACGCCCAGATGAGCAGCGACGGCGCGCTGGACCTCGCACAGAATTGA
- a CDS encoding RlmE family RNA methyltransferase: MTGKNTSGRGQRDLKVKVKTARGRKLSSTRWLERQLNDPYVAAARRDGYRGRAAYKLLELDDKYRFLVPGARVVDLGCAPGGWLQVAVARVNALGEKKGKRIGTVLGVDLQEVEPLAGATAHVLDFLDEGAEAQVKDWLGGQADVVMSDMAASSSGHKQTDHLRIMALCEAAAHFAFDVLEENGTFVAKVLAGGAEGELQQLLKQNFRKVANVKPPASRSDSSEKYVVATGFRGTAAE; encoded by the coding sequence ATGACGGGCAAGAACACATCCGGGCGCGGACAACGTGACCTGAAGGTCAAGGTCAAGACCGCGCGCGGGCGCAAGCTATCCTCGACCCGCTGGCTGGAACGGCAGTTGAACGACCCTTACGTCGCGGCTGCGCGGCGCGATGGCTACCGGGGCCGTGCGGCCTACAAGCTGTTGGAACTGGACGACAAGTATCGCTTCCTTGTGCCGGGCGCCCGCGTTGTGGACCTTGGCTGTGCGCCGGGGGGCTGGCTGCAAGTGGCTGTCGCGCGGGTGAATGCCCTTGGCGAGAAGAAGGGCAAGCGCATTGGCACCGTGCTGGGCGTGGACCTGCAAGAGGTGGAACCGCTGGCCGGTGCCACCGCGCATGTGCTGGATTTTCTGGACGAGGGCGCAGAAGCGCAGGTCAAGGATTGGCTGGGTGGCCAGGCGGATGTGGTGATGTCGGATATGGCGGCATCATCGTCGGGGCATAAACAGACCGACCATTTGCGCATCATGGCACTATGCGAGGCGGCGGCGCATTTCGCCTTTGACGTGCTGGAAGAAAATGGCACCTTCGTTGCCAAGGTTCTGGCTGGCGGCGCCGAGGGCGAGTTGCAACAGCTTTTGAAGCAGAATTTCCGCAAGGTTGCCAATGTCAAACCCCCTGCCAGCCGCTCGGACAGTTCCGAGAAATACGTTGTCGCAACGGGTTTTCGGGGCACAGCGGCGGAGTGA
- a CDS encoding alpha/beta hydrolase: MSVLLKALLIGAALYACLVAVLASFQHALVFPRHMVGAAPPLPEHTERLTLPIGDAMLHGVRIPGRDPSRPTILGFPGNAWNAEAMALFLHQIAPSHDVVVYHYRGYAPSTGTPSAPALLSDALAIYDTLNGPVAAVGFSIGSGVAAHLAGARMLDRVILATPFDSLTKVAANSLPFLPVPWLFRHEMNAAEAMQNVAAPVTLVLATADEVIAPQRSDALVATLPQAQVIRLQAGHNDIYNHPDFVPALRRALR; this comes from the coding sequence ATGAGCGTTCTCCTAAAAGCGCTGCTGATTGGCGCGGCCCTGTATGCGTGCTTGGTCGCGGTCCTTGCCTCGTTTCAGCATGCCTTGGTGTTCCCGCGCCACATGGTGGGCGCAGCCCCTCCCCTGCCCGAACATACCGAGCGCCTGACCCTACCCATCGGGGACGCCATGTTGCACGGTGTGCGCATCCCCGGGCGCGATCCGTCGCGCCCCACGATCCTTGGCTTTCCCGGCAATGCTTGGAATGCAGAGGCCATGGCGCTGTTCCTGCACCAGATTGCCCCGTCGCATGACGTGGTCGTCTATCACTACCGGGGTTATGCGCCTTCGACCGGCACGCCGTCCGCGCCTGCCCTGCTGTCGGACGCCCTTGCGATCTACGACACGCTGAACGGGCCAGTGGCCGCAGTCGGGTTCAGCATTGGCAGCGGGGTTGCAGCGCATCTGGCAGGCGCGCGCATGCTGGACCGGGTGATCCTGGCCACACCCTTCGACAGCCTGACCAAGGTAGCAGCGAACAGCCTGCCTTTTCTGCCGGTGCCTTGGCTATTCCGCCACGAAATGAACGCCGCCGAAGCCATGCAAAATGTCGCGGCCCCGGTCACGCTTGTGCTGGCAACAGCAGATGAGGTGATCGCGCCGCAACGCTCTGATGCGCTGGTGGCCACTTTGCCGCAAGCGCAGGTCATCCGCCTGCAAGCGGGCCATAACGATATCTACAACCACCCAGATTTCGTGCCCGCGCTGCGCCGCGCGCTACGATGA
- a CDS encoding cell division protein ZapA: MPEQTITIGHKEFAVACQPGEEQFLLAAAAMLDAEARTLLNQIGRVPAERMLLMSGLMLADKTAAVEDKLKEAEAQIESMRDEISRLHARPAQKVEVPVVPQDLTDGLSELAARAEAVAEEMESRASS, translated from the coding sequence ATGCCTGAACAGACGATTACCATCGGTCACAAGGAATTTGCCGTTGCCTGCCAACCGGGGGAAGAGCAGTTCCTGCTGGCCGCCGCCGCGATGCTGGATGCCGAAGCGCGCACGCTTTTGAACCAGATCGGGCGGGTGCCTGCTGAACGTATGCTGCTGATGTCCGGTCTGATGCTGGCCGATAAAACGGCCGCGGTCGAAGACAAGCTGAAAGAGGCCGAGGCGCAGATCGAGTCGATGCGCGACGAAATCTCACGCCTGCATGCGCGCCCCGCGCAGAAGGTCGAGGTGCCCGTGGTGCCGCAAGACCTGACCGATGGCCTGTCGGAACTGGCCGCCCGCGCCGAAGCCGTGGCAGAAGAGATGGAAAGCCGCGCGTCATCGTAG
- the tkt gene encoding transketolase: MDIAALKTANPDHWMKATAIRALAMDAVQAANSGHPGMPMGMADVATVLFERHLKFDASAPDWADRDRFILSAGHGSMLIYALLYLTGYKQMTLEQIKNFRQWGAITAGHPEYGHVDGVETTTGPLGQGISNAVGFAMAEEKLRAEFGPKVVDHYTYVIAGDGCLMEGISHEAIGLAGHQKLGRLIVLWDNNDITIDGAVSLSDRTDQRARFAAAGWKVLSCDGHNAADIDRALTEAKGSDQPVLIDCKTVIGFGSPAKAGTSGAHGAPLGDAEIATTKAIYGWEHGPFEIPADVLDAWRAIGARGAKAHEDWKARFAALSGTKQAEFTRRMAGEAPKKLESAIRAFKKQISESAPKVATRKSSEMVLEVVNTICPETIGGSADLTGSNNTKTAGLGVFNADDRKGRYVYYGIREHGMAAAMNGMALHGGVKPYGGTFMCFTDYARGAMRLSSLMGVPVTYVMTHDSIGLGEDGPTHQPVEHLAMLRATPNVNVFRPCDTVETAEAWELALTSDRTPSVLALTRQNLPTFRTEHKVKNLTAQGAYVLADADGKRQAILMATGSEVEIAMAARDLLQADGIGTRVVSFPCWELFEEQPDAYRRKVLPAGPVRVAVEAAIRFGWDRWLYGERGRREKSAFVGMHDFGASAPAPTLYKELGITAEAVAEKVKSLL; the protein is encoded by the coding sequence GTGGATATTGCCGCTTTGAAAACCGCCAACCCCGACCACTGGATGAAGGCCACCGCCATCCGCGCATTGGCCATGGATGCCGTGCAGGCCGCCAATTCGGGCCATCCCGGCATGCCAATGGGCATGGCCGATGTGGCAACCGTTCTGTTCGAGCGGCACCTGAAATTCGACGCAAGCGCGCCGGATTGGGCCGACCGCGACCGCTTCATCCTGTCGGCGGGGCACGGGTCCATGCTGATCTATGCTTTGCTGTATCTGACCGGCTACAAACAAATGACGCTGGAGCAGATCAAGAATTTCCGCCAATGGGGCGCGATCACCGCGGGCCATCCGGAATATGGCCATGTGGATGGGGTGGAAACCACCACCGGCCCCTTGGGTCAGGGTATTTCCAACGCCGTGGGCTTTGCCATGGCCGAAGAAAAGCTGCGCGCCGAATTCGGCCCGAAAGTGGTCGATCACTACACCTATGTCATCGCCGGGGATGGCTGCCTGATGGAAGGCATCAGCCATGAAGCGATCGGTCTGGCCGGCCACCAGAAGCTGGGCCGCCTGATCGTGCTGTGGGACAATAACGACATTACCATTGACGGCGCTGTCAGCCTGTCGGACCGCACCGACCAGCGCGCACGTTTTGCCGCCGCTGGCTGGAAAGTGCTGTCCTGCGACGGGCATAACGCCGCCGATATCGACCGCGCGCTGACAGAGGCCAAGGGCAGCGACCAGCCTGTCTTGATCGACTGCAAGACCGTGATCGGCTTTGGCAGCCCGGCGAAAGCCGGCACATCCGGGGCGCATGGCGCGCCCTTGGGCGATGCGGAAATTGCCACGACCAAAGCGATCTATGGCTGGGAGCATGGGCCTTTTGAAATACCGGCCGATGTGCTGGACGCATGGCGCGCCATCGGCGCACGCGGCGCCAAGGCGCATGAGGACTGGAAGGCCCGCTTCGCCGCGCTGTCAGGCACCAAGCAGGCTGAATTCACGCGCCGCATGGCAGGCGAAGCGCCCAAGAAGCTGGAAAGCGCCATCCGCGCCTTCAAGAAACAGATTTCCGAAAGCGCCCCCAAGGTGGCCACGCGCAAATCCTCGGAAATGGTGCTGGAGGTGGTGAATACCATCTGCCCGGAAACCATTGGCGGCTCTGCCGACCTGACCGGGTCGAACAACACCAAGACAGCCGGTCTGGGCGTGTTCAACGCCGATGACCGCAAGGGCCGGTATGTCTATTACGGCATCCGCGAACATGGCATGGCAGCGGCGATGAACGGCATGGCGCTGCATGGCGGCGTCAAACCCTATGGCGGCACCTTCATGTGCTTTACCGATTACGCGCGCGGCGCAATGCGGCTGTCGTCGCTGATGGGCGTGCCGGTGACCTATGTCATGACGCATGATTCCATCGGTCTGGGCGAAGACGGACCAACCCACCAGCCGGTCGAACATTTGGCCATGCTGCGCGCCACACCGAATGTGAACGTGTTCCGCCCCTGCGACACGGTGGAAACCGCCGAGGCGTGGGAACTGGCGCTGACAAGCGACCGCACGCCGTCGGTGCTGGCGCTGACACGGCAGAACCTGCCCACCTTCCGCACCGAACACAAGGTCAAGAACCTGACCGCGCAAGGCGCCTATGTGCTGGCGGATGCGGACGGCAAGCGGCAGGCGATCCTGATGGCGACCGGGTCAGAGGTGGAAATCGCCATGGCTGCGCGCGATCTGTTGCAGGCGGACGGGATCGGCACGCGCGTTGTATCCTTCCCCTGCTGGGAGCTGTTCGAAGAGCAGCCCGACGCCTACCGCCGCAAGGTTCTGCCCGCAGGCCCGGTGCGCGTGGCGGTGGAAGCCGCGATCCGCTTCGGCTGGGACCGCTGGCTTTACGGCGAACGCGGACGCCGCGAGAAATCGGCCTTCGTTGGCATGCATGATTTCGGCGCCTCCGCGCCTGCGCCCACGCTTTACAAGGAACTGGGCATCACCGCAGAGGCCGTGGCGGAAAAGGTCAAATCCCTGCTCTGA
- the ispG gene encoding flavodoxin-dependent (E)-4-hydroxy-3-methylbut-2-enyl-diphosphate synthase: MDHNHIRPWRNIARRKSRQIMVGSVPVGGDAPISVQTMTNTDSGDAPATIKQVLACVEAGADIVRVSVPDTDASRALREVVRESPVPIVADIHFHYKRAIEAAEAGAACLRINPGNIGDAARVREVIKAARDHGCSIRIGVNAGSLERHLLEKYGEPCPDAMIESGLDHIRILQDNDFHEFKISVKASDVFLASAAYMGLADATDAPIHLGITEAGGMISGTVKSAIGLGNLLWMGIGDTIRVSLSADPVEEVKIGYEILKSLGLRHRGVNIISCPSCARQGFDVIKTVATLEERLAHIKTPMSLSIIGCVVNGPGEALMTDLGFTGGGAGSGMVYLAGKQSHKLSNEQMVEHIVEQVERRAAEIEADRAKLDAAE; this comes from the coding sequence ATGGATCACAACCATATCCGCCCATGGCGCAATATCGCGCGCCGCAAATCCCGCCAGATCATGGTCGGGTCGGTTCCGGTTGGGGGGGATGCCCCGATCAGCGTGCAGACCATGACAAACACCGATTCCGGCGATGCGCCGGCCACGATCAAACAGGTGTTGGCCTGTGTCGAAGCCGGGGCCGATATTGTGCGCGTCTCGGTGCCGGATACCGATGCCAGCCGCGCCCTGCGCGAGGTGGTGCGCGAAAGCCCGGTGCCCATCGTGGCCGATATCCATTTCCATTACAAACGCGCTATAGAGGCGGCTGAGGCGGGCGCGGCCTGCCTGCGCATCAACCCCGGCAATATTGGCGATGCCGCGCGCGTGCGCGAGGTGATCAAGGCCGCGCGCGACCATGGCTGTTCCATCCGCATTGGCGTGAATGCCGGGTCGTTGGAGCGCCACCTGCTGGAGAAATATGGCGAGCCGTGCCCCGACGCCATGATCGAAAGCGGCTTGGACCATATCCGCATCTTGCAGGACAATGATTTTCACGAGTTCAAGATCAGCGTGAAGGCGTCTGACGTGTTTCTGGCCTCTGCCGCCTATATGGGGCTGGCGGATGCGACCGATGCGCCCATCCATCTGGGGATTACCGAGGCGGGCGGGATGATCTCTGGCACGGTGAAATCCGCGATTGGCTTGGGGAACCTTTTGTGGATGGGCATTGGCGATACGATCCGCGTGTCGCTATCGGCTGACCCGGTGGAAGAGGTCAAGATCGGCTACGAGATCCTGAAATCGCTGGGGCTGCGGCACCGAGGGGTGAATATCATTTCCTGCCCGTCCTGCGCGCGCCAAGGCTTTGACGTAATCAAGACCGTGGCCACGCTGGAAGAGCGGCTGGCACATATCAAAACGCCGATGAGCCTGTCGATCATCGGTTGTGTGGTGAACGGGCCGGGCGAGGCGCTGATGACCGATCTGGGCTTTACCGGCGGTGGGGCCGGGTCAGGCATGGTGTATCTGGCGGGCAAACAAAGCCACAAGCTGAGCAATGAACAGATGGTCGAGCATATTGTCGAGCAGGTCGAAAGACGGGCCGCCGAGATTGAGGCGGATCGCGCGAAGCTGGACGCTGCCGAATAG
- a CDS encoding helix-turn-helix domain-containing protein: protein MNWFGSKPKAAPVEDGNPTGFDDFEVRLGDIIRGERATMGKSLLDVQRELHIRATYIAAIEAGDLSAFEAPSFVAGYVRSYARYLGLDPDWCYRQFCLETNFAINSDLDRRQPNKVQPEPILGGEFSQGLLSRTRLADDPEPFWQRLDMGALGSVAVVLALVVGLGFGGWTVLKEVQRVQLAPADQPPEVMADLDPIATGAALRAEAEVSLSAALEDDDSTVLATPRDTAQGVVRTYRPEALDAPIMVSRDGPIGAIRREADAEAESQAAPEGLEIGSAIDLALAEATAAPASDVQVRRSGPPTVEVLAVRPSWIRVRAADGTVLFEKVLDAGERYSVPQTEQAATLRAGNSGSVYLLVDGEPFGPTAPGAQVVDRIALSAEAVVESFDTADLSGDEDLRTFVNVAEVQP from the coding sequence ATGAATTGGTTTGGCAGTAAACCCAAAGCGGCGCCGGTAGAGGATGGGAACCCAACGGGCTTCGATGATTTCGAGGTGCGCTTGGGCGATATTATTCGCGGTGAACGCGCAACGATGGGCAAATCGCTGCTGGATGTTCAGCGCGAATTGCATATTCGCGCAACTTATATAGCAGCAATCGAAGCAGGCGACCTGTCAGCCTTTGAAGCGCCAAGCTTTGTTGCAGGCTATGTGCGGTCTTATGCGCGGTATCTGGGGTTGGACCCGGATTGGTGCTACCGCCAATTCTGCTTGGAAACGAATTTCGCGATCAACTCCGATCTGGATCGCAGGCAGCCAAACAAAGTGCAGCCAGAGCCGATTCTGGGGGGTGAGTTTTCGCAAGGGCTGCTGTCGCGCACGCGCTTGGCGGACGACCCCGAACCTTTCTGGCAACGTCTGGATATGGGGGCCTTGGGCTCTGTGGCCGTTGTGTTGGCGCTGGTGGTCGGGCTGGGCTTTGGGGGCTGGACGGTTCTGAAAGAAGTGCAACGCGTGCAGCTTGCCCCTGCGGACCAACCGCCAGAGGTGATGGCAGACCTTGACCCGATTGCAACGGGCGCAGCCCTGCGCGCCGAGGCTGAGGTGTCGCTTTCTGCGGCGCTTGAGGACGATGATAGCACAGTTCTGGCCACCCCGCGCGACACCGCGCAAGGCGTGGTGCGGACATACCGGCCCGAAGCGCTCGACGCGCCCATCATGGTGTCGCGCGATGGTCCCATTGGCGCAATCCGGCGCGAAGCAGACGCCGAGGCCGAATCACAGGCCGCGCCTGAGGGTCTTGAAATCGGCTCTGCGATTGACCTTGCCTTGGCAGAGGCCACGGCGGCGCCAGCGTCAGACGTGCAGGTGCGCCGCAGCGGCCCGCCGACGGTAGAGGTTTTGGCCGTGCGCCCAAGCTGGATTCGCGTGCGCGCCGCTGATGGCACCGTGTTGTTCGAAAAAGTGCTGGATGCGGGTGAGCGTTATTCCGTGCCGCAGACGGAACAGGCCGCGACCTTGCGCGCGGGCAATTCCGGCTCTGTCTACCTGCTGGTCGATGGCGAACCGTTCGGCCCGACAGCGCCCGGTGCGCAGGTGGTGGACCGCATCGCGCTGTCAGCCGAAGCCGTTGTCGAGAGTTTTGACACGGCCGATCTGTCGGGCGACGAAGACCTGCGCACTTTCGTGAACGTGGCAGAAGTGCAGCCGTAA
- the hemA gene encoding 5-aminolevulinate synthase: MPGEWVVNYNAAIDAALNQLHIEGRYRTFIDIERQKDHFPNAVWNRPDGTKQDIVVWCGNDYLGMGQNPAVLAAMHEALDATGAGSGGTRNISGTTAYHKRLEASLADLHQKEAALLFTSAYIANDATLSTLPKLFPGLIIYSDALNHASMIEGVRRNGGAKRIFRHNDVAHLRELLAADDPAAPKLIAFESIYSMDGDFGPIAAICDLADEFNALTYIDEVHAVGMYGPRGAGVAERDGLMHRIDIINGTLAKAYGVMGGYIAASAKMCDAIRSYAPGFIFTTSLPPAVAAGAVASVEFLKTAQYLRDKQQDHARILKMRLRGLGLPIIDHGSHIVPVHVGDPVHCKKISDMLLTDHGIYVQPINFPTVPRGTERLRFTPSPVHDPKMIDRLVRAMDGLWSHCALNRAEMSA, translated from the coding sequence ATGCCAGGGGAGTGGGTAGTGAACTACAATGCCGCGATCGATGCCGCCCTTAACCAACTTCACATAGAGGGGCGTTATCGTACCTTTATCGATATCGAGCGGCAGAAGGACCACTTCCCGAACGCTGTCTGGAACCGCCCCGATGGGACGAAGCAAGACATCGTTGTGTGGTGCGGCAATGATTACCTTGGCATGGGACAAAACCCCGCCGTCTTGGCCGCGATGCACGAAGCGCTGGATGCGACCGGCGCCGGGTCCGGCGGCACGCGCAACATTTCTGGCACCACCGCGTATCACAAACGGCTGGAAGCCTCTTTGGCCGATCTGCACCAGAAAGAAGCGGCGCTTCTGTTCACCTCGGCCTATATCGCCAATGATGCGACGCTTTCGACCCTGCCCAAATTGTTTCCGGGCCTGATTATCTACTCTGATGCGCTGAATCACGCGTCTATGATCGAGGGTGTGCGCCGCAACGGTGGCGCCAAGCGCATTTTCCGGCACAATGACGTGGCTCATCTGCGCGAATTGCTGGCCGCCGATGACCCTGCGGCACCCAAACTGATCGCGTTTGAATCGATCTATTCCATGGATGGCGATTTTGGCCCAATCGCGGCGATCTGCGATCTGGCCGACGAATTCAACGCGCTGACCTATATTGACGAAGTGCATGCCGTGGGCATGTATGGCCCGCGCGGGGCCGGTGTGGCCGAACGCGATGGGTTGATGCACCGCATCGACATTATCAACGGCACATTGGCCAAAGCCTATGGTGTGATGGGCGGCTATATTGCCGCATCCGCCAAAATGTGTGACGCAATCCGCTCTTATGCGCCGGGCTTTATTTTCACCACATCGCTTCCGCCTGCCGTGGCCGCCGGGGCTGTCGCCTCGGTCGAGTTTCTGAAAACAGCGCAATACCTGCGTGATAAACAACAGGACCACGCGCGCATATTGAAAATGCGGCTGCGGGGGCTTGGCCTGCCGATCATCGACCATGGCAGCCACATCGTGCCTGTGCATGTGGGCGACCCGGTGCATTGCAAAAAAATCTCGGATATGCTGCTGACAGATCACGGGATTTATGTGCAACCCATCAACTTTCCGACGGTGCCCCGCGGCACCGAACGCCTGCGATTCACCCCCTCGCCGGTGCATGACCCCAAAATGATTGACCGTTTGGTGCGTGCGATGGACGGGTTGTGGTCGCATTGTGCGCTAAATCGTGCCGAAATGTCTGCTTAA
- a CDS encoding M20/M25/M40 family metallo-hydrolase, whose translation MTDTITPVLSRIDADLPQALDRLAALLRIPSISTDPAHKPDVEAAADWLVKDLTDMGFSARKDPTTGHPMVVATGGSETGPHLLFYGHYDVQPVDPLHLWDRDPFDPEVQETARGKVIRARGASDDKGQLMTFLEACRAWLAVHGSLPVKLTFFLEGEEESGSPSLVPYMTEHAKALKADIALICDTGLFDAETPAITTMLRGLLGEEVTIHAADRDLHSGMFGGAAMNPARVLARILADLHDDQGRVTLPGFYDDVPDLPADIRAQWAGLGFDAETFLGQVGLRLPAGEQDRTALEMIWARPTCEINGMISGYTGAGFKTVLPAQASAKVSFRLVGRQDPHKIRAAFRAFVHDRLPADCGVEFADHGASPASVMATDHPAFDAARRALSAEWPKPAAFVGSGGSIPIAGYFKSILDMDSMLVGFAKEDDAIHSPNEKYDLDSFHRGIRSWARIIDAVSKV comes from the coding sequence ATGACCGACACCATCACCCCCGTATTGTCCCGGATTGACGCAGACTTGCCGCAGGCGCTCGATCGGCTTGCGGCGCTGCTGCGCATCCCGTCCATCTCGACCGACCCGGCGCATAAGCCCGATGTCGAGGCCGCCGCGGACTGGCTGGTCAAGGACTTGACCGATATGGGGTTTTCCGCGCGCAAAGACCCGACCACCGGCCATCCGATGGTGGTGGCGACCGGCGGCTCGGAAACCGGCCCGCATCTGCTGTTTTACGGCCATTACGATGTACAGCCGGTGGACCCGCTGCACCTGTGGGACCGCGACCCGTTCGACCCAGAAGTGCAGGAAACCGCACGCGGAAAAGTGATCCGCGCGCGCGGCGCATCGGATGACAAAGGCCAGTTGATGACCTTTCTGGAAGCCTGCCGCGCATGGCTGGCGGTGCATGGCAGCCTTCCGGTAAAACTGACATTTTTCCTAGAGGGCGAGGAAGAAAGCGGTTCGCCCTCGCTTGTGCCCTACATGACCGAACATGCCAAGGCGCTGAAAGCCGATATTGCGCTGATCTGCGACACTGGCTTGTTCGATGCCGAAACCCCCGCCATCACCACCATGCTGCGCGGGCTGCTGGGCGAAGAAGTGACCATCCACGCCGCCGACCGCGACCTGCATTCGGGCATGTTTGGCGGCGCTGCGATGAACCCCGCGCGGGTGCTGGCCCGCATCTTGGCCGATCTGCATGACGACCAAGGCCGCGTCACCCTGCCCGGTTTCTACGATGACGTGCCCGACCTGCCCGCCGATATTCGCGCGCAATGGGCCGGGCTGGGCTTTGATGCAGAAACCTTTCTAGGGCAGGTGGGCCTGCGCCTGCCCGCGGGCGAACAGGACCGCACCGCGCTGGAAATGATCTGGGCGCGCCCGACCTGCGAGATTAACGGCATGATCTCTGGCTATACCGGCGCGGGGTTCAAGACCGTGCTGCCCGCACAAGCCAGCGCCAAGGTCAGCTTTCGGCTGGTGGGCCGCCAAGACCCGCACAAGATACGCGCCGCATTTCGCGCCTTCGTGCATGACCGGCTGCCCGCAGATTGCGGCGTGGAATTTGCCGATCATGGCGCCTCTCCGGCATCGGTCATGGCCACCGACCACCCGGCCTTTGACGCCGCGCGCCGGGCGCTTAGCGCGGAATGGCCCAAACCGGCGGCCTTCGTCGGCTCTGGCGGGTCCATCCCGATCGCGGGCTATTTCAAATCCATCTTGGACATGGATTCAATGCTGGTCGGCTTTGCCAAGGAAGATGATGCGATACACTCGCCAAATGAGAAGTATGACCTTGACAGTTTCCACCGTGGAATCCGGTCATGGGCGCGGATCATCGACGCGGTGTCAAAGGTTTGA